One stretch of Aquimarina sp. Aq107 DNA includes these proteins:
- a CDS encoding lipopolysaccharide assembly protein LapB — translation MNKVLFLMFFLCISHISIGQDMKEGFNHLENGNYKEAKVFFKNVLQEYPDNRTAKLCYGRAIGLLGESEKAVAIFKELKAKYPDDFEIKLNYAESLLWNKDFIKAETYYQGIVQEKPDSFAAVLGYANTLSNLKKYPLALETVNKALDLQPGNGNALISRKYVRLGYAFTLSQDKQYEKALTLLDQNLQDFPDDKDTLLNKANIYLVINQYTDAEEMYYKTAKSPKDSIISLQGLSLVAHKMHKEKKALDLATESLTKAKKLASDKELLLSSYERYIQALFWNRKFKDAKASIDVLKNEYPSNSKLSSLQATYGMYTSDFKMSLDQYNTILDADKSSFDGNLGIANAYRASGLDMKAYEFAFKTLSFYPKQPDAEKLISDLKISHTPFIENKTAYTFDNGNNEAINTNFNAEIPLSTKLKVKSSYSFRSTENTETNVKAESHEAAIGLDYEFTGKIGIKTNLGFNSANAITNSYTGIIGEVILSTKPFKLQSLDIGYKRELQNFNADLIDREIIMNNYSLNYNLGTNINLGWYTQAIYTSQSDDNSRNLLFTSLYYNVLNRPTLKVGLNYQYISFKDQVPTIYFSPSSFNLVEFFAEIQNDQNNDWFYRFSSAVGRQYVEDDPASTTFRAEGKIGHNFSKRFIANIYGKYSNIASATAAGFEFTEIGFKLKWYFLEKPLFNKKIEKLNLQTDTSNEK, via the coding sequence ATGAACAAAGTATTATTTTTAATGTTCTTTCTTTGTATTAGCCATATCTCTATAGGACAGGATATGAAAGAAGGATTTAACCATCTCGAGAATGGTAACTACAAAGAAGCTAAAGTTTTTTTTAAAAATGTTCTTCAAGAGTATCCAGATAACCGAACAGCCAAATTATGTTATGGTAGAGCAATAGGTCTTCTTGGTGAATCCGAAAAAGCAGTAGCTATTTTTAAGGAGTTGAAAGCAAAATATCCTGATGATTTTGAAATAAAACTGAATTACGCCGAATCCCTGTTATGGAATAAAGATTTTATAAAGGCTGAAACTTATTATCAAGGGATTGTACAAGAAAAACCAGATAGTTTTGCTGCTGTACTTGGATATGCAAATACACTTTCTAATTTAAAAAAATATCCTCTTGCCTTAGAAACAGTAAATAAAGCTTTAGATCTACAACCTGGTAATGGGAATGCCCTTATTTCTAGAAAATATGTGCGTTTGGGATATGCTTTTACTTTATCCCAAGACAAACAATATGAAAAAGCTTTAACTCTTTTAGATCAGAACTTACAAGATTTCCCTGATGACAAAGACACTTTATTAAATAAAGCTAACATATACCTGGTAATCAATCAATATACTGATGCAGAAGAAATGTACTATAAAACAGCAAAAAGCCCAAAAGACAGTATCATCTCTTTACAAGGTTTATCATTAGTAGCGCATAAAATGCATAAAGAAAAAAAGGCGCTTGATTTAGCTACAGAATCTTTAACAAAAGCTAAAAAACTAGCCTCAGATAAAGAACTGCTACTAAGCTCTTATGAACGGTATATACAGGCTCTTTTTTGGAATAGAAAATTTAAAGATGCTAAAGCTTCTATAGATGTACTTAAAAATGAATATCCTAGTAACTCCAAATTGTCAAGTTTACAAGCAACTTACGGTATGTATACCAGTGATTTTAAGATGAGTCTCGATCAGTATAATACCATTTTAGATGCTGACAAAAGTTCGTTTGATGGTAATCTCGGTATTGCTAACGCATACAGAGCTTCTGGATTAGATATGAAAGCTTATGAATTCGCTTTTAAAACACTTTCTTTTTACCCAAAACAACCAGATGCTGAAAAATTAATTTCTGACTTAAAAATTTCTCATACTCCATTTATTGAAAACAAAACGGCATACACTTTTGACAATGGTAATAATGAGGCAATCAACACCAATTTTAACGCCGAAATTCCTTTATCTACTAAGTTAAAAGTAAAAAGTAGTTATTCATTTAGATCTACCGAAAATACAGAAACAAATGTAAAAGCTGAATCTCACGAAGCTGCTATAGGGCTAGATTATGAATTTACTGGTAAGATTGGTATTAAAACTAATCTAGGATTTAATAGTGCTAATGCTATAACTAATAGTTATACCGGAATCATTGGTGAAGTTATTTTAAGTACAAAACCCTTTAAACTTCAGAGTTTAGATATTGGTTATAAAAGAGAACTTCAAAATTTTAACGCAGATCTTATCGATAGAGAAATAATTATGAATAATTATTCTCTTAACTATAACTTAGGAACTAATATTAATTTAGGATGGTATACGCAAGCTATATATACCTCGCAATCTGATGACAATAGTAGAAACTTATTATTTACTTCATTATATTACAATGTATTGAATCGACCTACGCTTAAAGTTGGTCTAAACTATCAATATATTTCTTTTAAGGATCAGGTTCCTACTATTTATTTCAGTCCTTCGTCATTTAATTTAGTAGAATTTTTTGCTGAAATACAAAACGATCAGAATAATGATTGGTTTTATCGTTTTAGCAGCGCAGTAGGTCGCCAATATGTAGAAGATGATCCAGCGTCTACTACTTTTAGAGCAGAAGGGAAAATTGGACATAATTTTTCAAAGAGATTTATTGCTAACATTTATGGTAAGTACAGTAATATAGCATCTGCTACTGCAGCTGGTTTCGAGTTCACAGAAATTGGTTTTAAACTAAAATGGTACTTCTTAGAGAAACCTCTTTTTAATAAAAAGATCGAAAAACTAAATCTACA
- a CDS encoding STAS domain-containing protein codes for MALKITNNYGIFELEGNVEGTNAMSLKHHFEQLMISSEKMILSLEKVKRIDAHGIQVLTNLYRRAIKKNKIFYMIGSENHMITKAFGKVNYMIRKDFV; via the coding sequence ATGGCCCTTAAAATTACTAATAACTACGGAATTTTTGAATTAGAAGGAAATGTTGAAGGAACAAATGCAATGTCACTAAAACATCATTTTGAACAATTAATGATTTCTTCCGAAAAGATGATTTTATCTCTAGAAAAAGTTAAGAGAATTGATGCCCACGGAATTCAGGTATTGACTAACTTATATAGAAGAGCAATCAAGAAAAATAAGATTTTCTATATGATCGGATCCGAAAACCATATGATTACTAAAGCCTTTGGTAAAGTTAATTATATGATTAGAAAAGATTTTGTTTAA
- a CDS encoding STAS domain-containing protein, producing MELEINNVNGRIEVVGDFTSQNVHKVKEHFNYLLDHYEEVVMCLNKVKKIDEKALPVLKKIYTKAQRRSKVLFILGISNKKVFKFLKRNKLTHIYRNDY from the coding sequence ATGGAATTAGAAATAAATAATGTCAATGGAAGAATAGAGGTAGTAGGAGATTTTACATCTCAAAATGTACATAAAGTGAAAGAACATTTTAATTACTTATTAGATCATTATGAAGAGGTAGTAATGTGTCTTAATAAAGTAAAGAAGATCGATGAAAAAGCTTTACCTGTTTTGAAAAAAATATATACTAAAGCTCAAAGAAGAAGTAAAGTATTATTTATCCTAGGGATAAGTAACAAAAAAGTTTTTAAATTTTTAAAAAGAAATAAACTTACACATATATATAGAAATGATTACTAG